The Cottoperca gobio chromosome 5, fCotGob3.1, whole genome shotgun sequence region GAGATATAGCTTGAAAAAGTACTTGAaagtcattaaatgttttaatgtaatgaaaGCTGCCCCTCATTCTTACACATGTTCAAGGCCTGGTAACTACTCTAGTATTAATCAGTGGTCATTTCTCCAACAGGTGCCTTCTGCGGGGGGAGCGGTGCCTTTGCTGAACTACCAGCCAGCTCTGTACCAGCAGGCGACTATCAACATTCCCGGGCTGGCTCAACAGAGTGTCCCGATCCCAACGCGTCCTGCTGGGCTGTGTAGCCAGACAGAACCCTTCCAGCAGACTCTCATCGTCTGTCCACCCTCCACTATTCAAGGTAAAGGATAAAGTTGTAAtcgtgcaaaaaaaaaatcattatggTTTATTCCAATTTGATTATCAAGAAGGGGTGTCGGTCTGTCTCTACCAACATGTTGGTTATTGTAAATCACTACGAATCACCTCAGTTGAAAGCGTGCGTGCCTTATATACCACATTATTCCACCTTGTTTTTGTGAACCAgggattttaaaataatttttaaatcTGATCTTTAAGGGAGTCCTGTTTACTCTGATATATTTGTATCAGTGATTTGGTTTTACTCACTTGTGTGGAATTGTTTTCCAGGGCTACAGTCATCCAGTAAGAGTTCCAGTTTCCCTGTGAGGATGGAGAACGCTGTCCCCATAGTACCTCAGAACCAGTCTGCTCAGTCGCTGCAGATCCAGCCAAGTATGCTCACACAGGTAAGAGTTTGTTAGGAGTGTTTCATCAAATTTCACAGGTCTGTGATTGGTTAATGATGCGTCTTTTGTTAAGATGCACAATGCTTGTATCGgcacactttttctttttttacaaagatGGACACAAAGTGTACACGGATGGCCAATTGAGAGATATGGGCAGATTAAAGAAGTACAACTTaacaatttaattattatttagtaaTATTTCAGTGTAATTCTCTCGTTCAGTGTAGTGTATGGAACCGCACTTCAGACTTCGAGACGGCGGTCTGAATGGGTCCAAAGTTGGTCAAAGGCGCATAAATTAGACTTGTGTCGTGCATTCATTTCCTGTATAAAATGAGTTAATTTGCATGCGGGAAGGGGTGTGTCTATTTTCAGCATTATACGCTGACCTCAGAGAGAAGTATTCACCATTTGTGAATACTGATGTGACCTTAATTTCAGCAGTTCCATACAGATTTCCTTGACACagtgcacatgtgcacatttttTGTCATCTGTTAAAAACCTAAACTCACGGTTGCAGAAAGTAATCCGGCAACATCCATGAATGAAATCATGTCATTAGCGCCAAGCTGGGAGCAATGGTGCCCAGTTTTGAGCATTCATGTAAACACTGAGCGCTCCTTTCATGCCCTCGCTCTCTTTTTGCTGCCAGCAGAGCGAGCCAAAGTTTAGTGGGGAGCAGGTTGGCACATTTTCTTCAATAAAaaggtgatgaagatgatgtttatttaaatgcatttatatctTTGACCCATCTGAAATAACAAGATTTGACTTCCAGGGCCAGGCCTCTCTTATTCCCAGTCTCCTATGTGGGATGGAGGCCAGATGGCTCAAAATGCTACTTAATTGCCGGTTGCTAGAAGTAGGAATAATTTCTGCTCGCTGCAGAGGTCAGGTGTCCAGATGGCTAGTGGTACCACAGTGCACCTCTTCAGATGCAGCCTTTTTGAAGGTCATTACATTTCATCGAGCCCTAATGCTGCCCTCCCctatcctccctccctccctcccccctccaggGTTCCTGCACACCCCTGATGGTGGCCACCCTGCACCCACCCTCAGCAGGCATAGCCCCCCAGTATTCTCTGCCCCTCGGGCTGGGCGCCGGGGTGGGTCGGCCCACCCTCCTGGAGCACACAGCCACAGTGCTGGTAAAGCAACATGAAGaaaacatgcacacgcacactcctTCGAGCACTAACGATGCCATCTCTCTGCgccttttcatttcatttgtttgcaattttccctctccctctgtgccaCACGCAGTTTGGGGCTAGTCTTTATTTTACAATATCCCttcattttttcctttttacacAAAGACTTGTGAGAATCATGGGAGCTTGGtgcttattttcttttctttcttttttattccccTTTTGTGACATTAAGTCAGAATAGACTAAATCTCTTTCCACTCCAAAGGACGCCCCCTTCCCACATCACTCTCAGTCTTTCATTCCCTCCCCCACAGTCTTTCCCCATAGGTGTGCTGGGGGCATGGAGCGCATGTGTTGCTGAGTTGGTCTGCGCTTTGCTTGCAGCTTCTCTTGTCCTGTCCGTCCTTGCTTTCAACAAAGGATGTTGCCGCTACAAAGCCCACTAAAATCCCTAGTCGACAGCAAGACTCTGACACGCATCTTTTGTTCCAGCCCCAGAACACGTGGCATGCCTTGTTCCCCACACAGCTTATCAGCAGACTGTTTGGCATCAGTGAACTAAACAAATCTCTTTCTTCAGTATTTTTTCTTTAACAGGCACCGTGCTCCTGTGTATACTTGTCTTTATTCCCAATCTGACTGTTTACAGTGCttcattgtttgtgctttgCATGATATCATCTTGTGCATTTGTTGCAGGGCAATGCTATAATAAGGGAATGGCTTGGGAAAGGTTGCTTGCTTATCTACCTTTTGTGCTTTTGCCTGCGGAAGAGATTGGCCAATTGGTTTGCCTCTTTGTCTTCGTTCTCTGGATTTATTTCTCCGCATGGCTCAGTTTGTCTGGCCCATTCCAGCAATCTAGTAAATTGTGTTGACTCGTTAATATCTGATCCTTGATATTACATACAGtactgacgtgtgtgtgtgtgtgtgttatttctctCAGCAGGCCTGGCCCACTGGCACCCAGCAGATCCTCATACCGTCATCATGGCAGCAGGTCCCAGGTGTGGCCATCCACAGCTCCGCCCACCAGTCAAATGTCCCTGAGTCACCCCTGGAAAATCTTCACTCAGATGCTTCCACTCAGCagggacacagctggaggtggGTCAACGACTGTTCACAGTCTGATTATTGATTCACAGATGTGAACTAGtgtctttattttttccaaTATTTCTGTCAtcattattttgaaaatgtcagagAACATAAAATGTCAGCCATGGCGCCTTAGTTGGCATATAGAGCACTAGTTAGCACTAGTGGTGACAATGCACGACATATAACCGCAACATCCCATATTCGATTTCTGGCCTCGACATTTGTTgcatgtcctctctctcccgcCCTTTTCTACACTGTCCTCTctcaaataaaagcatgaattccaaaaacaaaacatggtcGTCGTTGACATGCAGTGAAAACATTCTGTGCTTTTGTGATCCTTTCCAACACAATGCCAGTAAAGTaagctttctttgtgtttgtgtttcctgttctgATTTCTTTTATCAGTGTTCACCTTTAACTTGTTTGATCTTTGGCCCTAACAGGAGCACCACCCAAGCCAGGACCcagcaggagaggaagaaggtgaAAGCCAGACGTGGAGAGAACAGAAACAGGTTGGTGGAGTCCTGCAGGGTTTAGACTCTAAAGGAAGGATCACTGATGACAGCCAAAACACAACCAGCAAGTGTTGATCACTTTAAGCTGTTTCTCTAATGTTTACACATGTAAGTAGTTCTTACTTAGTAGTTAGTTTATCACTTTGTAGCATAgatgtaaatgcaaataaacattGATAGAATTGATATAAGGAACAGTTAACGTGACTCTTTTCGATGGTAGACTAGTGTGGCGCAACGCTttttatattcagtgtttttctgtTATCACAGCTGAATCATGTTTGCTTTGGGTGGGAAAACTCAATTTGCTATTGTTTCTCTGCCCCAGGGGTATATCCGCTGCATCCTTACTCTGCAGCGACGTGACCCCACCCAGCGCCACCTGGTCCCAGCCAATCGTCATCTCCGACACACCCAGTCCTGCGGTCAGCATCATCACTATTCACAGTGACACAGACACTGAGGATGAGCGCAAATTCCATCCTGCCAGGTGAGGAaaagatcctcctctacactattatttcatttttttctgaGCCCCTTTTAACAGATCTTTGATTACAAAGGTCATTTATGGCATTTTATGTCTTACTTCTTTGATAATCCAATATTTGTAGTTCAAAAGCTATCCTACATCCTGGTACTACtactatatataacattttctaCAAGAGGATAGATGAAAAACAGGCCTTGTTTGACACAATAGAGCAGACCAGGCCTTTATTCAGTTAGACTGAATTACTTTGATGTACCGTTTTCTTGTGAAATAACACTTTTTCTCCATTTACAATAGTGTTGGTCTGAGCCAGCGCACTAACGTTATCAGCTGTGTGACGGTGCACGACTCGGACTCCTCCACAGCCAGTCCTCTGACTCCTCTGCCCCGAACACTGAACCCAGCTAGCACCATGTCATCACGCCAGGCCAAGTCTCTGGCAGTGGTGGCACCTTCAGTCAAAACCCAGGGTTCTGAGCGAGCAGCTGTTTCGCGTGGCCGCTTGGAGACTGGTGGGTCGCTCATCTACCGTTGTCTTGTGTGTTACCAGGAACGAATTTCATGTTGGGTGGAAAAGCACTACATCTTATACTAATACTTAACTGCCTTTTTCATTCAGTGACCTACATAAAGCCTAAGAGATCATCCAACCGACAGCCCTGCAGCTCGGGGGAGAGCATGGAGCGTCATAGGCTGGTGCCGAGCCAGTCACACCCCTTAAACCTTAGCCAGGTGAGGCTTCTTTTGCAATGGTGGTTTTGCAAGCTTAACTGTTGCTGTTATCGCTTTTATGTttaattcagtgtgtgtgtgtgtgtgtgtgtgtgtgtgtgtgtgtgtgtgtgtgtgtgtgtgtgtgtgtgtcttagttACTCAAAGCCTTTTAGAAGTTGTTAGAATAAGGTGGAGCTGTGCACTAGCTGTATTTCCCCCAGAAAATGTGCAAAAGTGGCCACTCTGACTTCAGTCTTGTCTGAATATAATATGTGGGATAACATTgattttcttcctcctcctcgttgcATGTATACTGAGTGTTGTTTCTCTTCAGGTTCAGCCGGTGGTTTCTTCATCTCAGGAGCGTTCCCACAGTGACTCATCTTTGCGTCGCCAGCCGACGTTCCCTCCCGTCATCTCCTCTCACTACAACTTCCCCGAGGTGTCCGCCCTGGCCTCGGCCTCGGTCCCTGGTCCCAGCCTGTACGCGTACCCGGCCTCCACCGCCCTCTCCTCAGCTTCTCAGGCCATGGAGCAGCTGCTCGGCCGTGGTCACGGCAGCCACGGACACTCCCCCTCCGCCTATGCAGCAACGTACACCTCATCGTCCTCCTCCCGGAGAGACTCGGCCAGTCGTAAGGATTCTGTCAGTAGTCTGCTGCACGGTCTCCCCGCAGCCTACCAGCATCAGTTTGCCACCGGGTCTCCCTACGTCAGTGTGACGCCCCGGGCTGAGGCTTACAGTGCCTACCAGCTGAGCCCCAGGCGCCTCACACAGTACCCATACCTATAGGGagccacacacactttgaacaaagaaaaagaaaaaaatctacTCCCCTACATGCTATCACAAAGGGATGTTTAAACTGTATCTCTAGTAGAATAACTGTTGGTCACTTATTTGTTTGCTGCTTTTGACTCCAAGGCGGCATTTCACCTTCAACTCATTAAcattttttggttgtttttagtggggtttttaaatgttctttggTATTATTTGAtatcatatttgtttgtttcccctTAACAATATTGTTTATAGCTCGTATGTTATCCCCATCTTATCCAGATGTATACTTAAGGCATTGTGGTAAATGTATTTCTTGAGGTTTTGTGTGAAGAGAGATTATCCTTCAGTCACAAGCTGCGACGACACTTTAGGCGAGCTTTCAGACGCCTGACTCACGAGGCTAGTGAACGGCTAGCTGACAGAGTTACAAGTCATTGGTTTTCTCATGACCCTTGTTATAAAGTTTTCACACTAATCCAATGAGGCCCTGTGATTTTTAGCTAACGTAATAATGAGTGTACCTTAACCCGTGTCTGATTACTCACAAACTTTTTTTactatgtttttaaattatgttaTGTCTGTGtgagaaaggaagaggaaggtcCATGAAGATGTCAAATATGAGAAAAGATGTGGTGAAAACTGTGATGGATACATGTTAATTTAAGTGCACATGTGATGGTCTGTAGTGACAGTGTTTAGGCAGGATTAATCATGTCTTTATGCAatagaactttttttttttttaaactgcatcaATTTGAGTGCTGAATGTATTTATGAAGTACAGAGGAGTGACGTGaaaagcttttgttttaaatagtttaaaaatattaaccTTCTTCCCTATTTTACTCTccttgaaatataaaaaaagaaaaatccagtTTCACAAGGACCGATAAAATATTCTATATCTGTGAATCCTGACTGTAGGACCTgctcatttattaaaaatggatttatggccagttttaaatgttttatcttggAAAAAAGGCAGAATTTTTGTCCTGTTTTCTCCCCGTGACACTTTGGAAATGCTCGCTTGGAAGTTGTAACAAACGACCCACACTGCTGTACAATGACCGATAACAATATGATCATGCAATCGGTTAGAAGAATACGCTTCCTGGTTACTCGATGTCTGATGAGAAGCCTTTAGAAGTTATGTGTCTTACAATAAGTCGGTCAAAGGTGGAGCTGTCcactaaatgtacaaaatgtatttcctccCAGAAAGTGTGCAAAAGTAGGCACTTTGACTTCAGTCTTGTCCAAATATAATATGTGGGATGTCACATGGATTACCACACTGTGGATACAGCAGCCACATTGTTAGTCTTGTCTGAGTACAGCTGATTTGTGGCTTTCCCCGCCACCGTCTTTTAGTTAAAGGAGGTGAATCTCGGGATGGTTTCTGTGGGTTAtgaaagcttcttttttttttttttttatagtaaaTCCTTCCCTGTTGTGTTTGCATCAGTTTTGTGTTGTAATGTCTGaatatttaactgtatttcaTCTTAACATCGTATAGTTAAGAGGCTATTTGGTAGAACTAATTCAGggacaaaaaaaaggtttcaacTCAAATAATCCACTGTCactgttttcaataaaaaaataaccacAAATTCACAATCCTTTGTTTCATTATTCCTCGCGCTCTGTTCCAGCGGTAAGCTATGGATGAATGTTTTAGTGTCCCTCATTATTCTCAACAGATACTGCAGAGAAAAGCTTCACGGTCGTAGTGCTGTATGATGTTGGAATTGTGTAACTATCCGGCTGCTGTTTGTGCCGTGGCTGTCACGAGCACGCACAATAAAACGTGATAAGAAGCTATccagtagtgatgtgtcctttcgtgccgaggcttcgaagcgtgtgtcgagtaattgcagaagatttttgtgaagcgcgtttCGAGTCTTGCGAAGGATTTTCACAAATgcataaatgttttttcccaGAAAAATGTTAGAatattaaattacatatttacataatcagctaaaaaaaatgtaaacccaCAGGCTTTATAGTATTGATACTGTATTAgattaaaattatattatagCTCATTTCACTACAACAAAGTAATTCATTAGTAATATCCAATAGCAGTTTGTCACTTAATCTGgattaatatgtataatataatatataattaatatggATTAGAAACACCGGTGTTGTTTATCTCCAGTGTTTACGAACACTGATGGCTTTTAGGTTCAGTGTGACGGATgttgcttttattatgaaaCTTCGGTTCAAAAGGTAATAAAATCTTCTATTCCCCTGATTCTAAACCATAAAGTGAAACCCTCCCACTCTGCAAAGGTAATTCCAAGTGTTTGTTTAGTACGCAGAGACAAAACAAGCTTCTCGTTTGTTTCCTGGAAAAGGCCTGAAtagtagtgatggcgagatgaagcttcatgaagcattgaagctttccatccaattggtttgcacatgtgtcgaagcttcatggtgcttcatttgctctactccgccatcaagtggacaataaatgtaaaaccggcgaatATTTATGATTTTCGTTTGAGAAATCCAGactgaaggagaaaaaagaaagagaaataaacactGGACACAAATCAAGAGATACTTTTGAACAACTTTATTAAAACGCTGCCCATCTTTGGTTTctataacattatttttcatgtcCCAAATAGAAACACTTTGTTTACACAGAAGATATttgttggtaaaaaaaaacaaaaacaaacacatttaaattaacagTTAAAACTCTGTGTTCAGCtgttttttaataaactttATGTACACGATGGAATTTCAACAGCCAAACATTTATGCGAGTTTGAGGTGCGCAGAACATAAAAGAAACTAtacaacacagaaagaaaagacaaacaattgaTTTCAAAAGGATCTAGTTTTCACAGCTTTAGAGTTTGTGCGACATTTTAGTGTGTCCGGGTAGGATTTTACATAGTACATAATTAGTAcagtaatatacatttatatggaTTATTTCTAATAAGACAATAACAATTTTCTTGACAGGCATACCATGATAAAAACAACCatataaatcatattaaatgttGAATTGAGAAACTAATTACAAATACTTTACttgatgctttttattttcttcaggtACACTGATGTCGGGCTGTGATGTCTGTCTGCAGGCCTGTCAAGTTCAAATGTGACCAGAAAGGGAGATCCCGCTggcatttcttcttttactgcTGCTGTAGGCGCCCATCTATCGATCCTGTAGCAGCACACAGCTGAACATATTGTGGAGTGTGCTCATGAATCCAGAGTGTCTTGAATGACTGttgaagagggagacagaataGTGTGACTATCAGGCTTGCATGTAAGTGTAATGTAAGTGTAAGTGTAATTTATGAGAATAAAAACTGAGGATGTCCTTACAGTGTCGACTTCATTAAATCTGTCTTTGTGTAGTTTAAATCCCACACAGAGTCTTGCTTCCTCCCATGCTGCTCCTTCGCAATCTGGTCCCAGATGTTCGTGTTGACCCACAGGGACCCGGTAAGGGTCAGGTTGGCTCGGGTGCAGGTAATCCAGCGGCACAGAGGGCACGAGACGGTGCGGACGACGCCCTCCAGCTTGGACAGCTTCTCCAGACAGGGGGCGCAGAAGGTGTGGTTGCAGTGGAGGACCCGCGGGACGCGGCCGCTGCGGGAGTACTCGCCGAAGCACACGACACACTCGAGATCTTCGTTTAGAAACATGGTGGCTGAGAGGTGTACACCAGAGTGAATTTCTTCACAAGACAAACCTGCAGCACAGGACAAACAAAGAAATCAGTTAATCACAAAGAAAGGACTTCACGTCAAATATTATTTCTACAATACTTTACATCCTTTTAGAGCGATACTTACTTTCAGTGTTGACAGGGTTCAACTGCTTTACTGCtgctgatggtgtgtgtgaagGGTTGACTGAAGTGAGCGGTGCCTGTGTGCTTTGCATAATGCCATTTAAGCAGACGTGACTGATCTTGTGATGTGGTGGTTAACATTTCTAAGGAATTTATGCAAACTAAATTCTGTGTAACTGGAACCTGATTAGCACGaagggtgtgtttgtgcactttcCATAATCGCAAATGATCTAGTCAAAAGATCATATAGGCTTTGTGAGCAATCTCGATCTCGATCtttatttgaagaaaataaaactttgacTTATACGACACTCTAAATGTTTatggacattttaaagattaaaatgaAGGTTTTTCTAAAATGCCCTGACAAGCAGGgtaatttatttgcatttactaTGAAAACATACAATGTCACACAAGATTAACTGAAGCAAGGAAATTTGGGCATTTGCAGTAtaatcacacaaacactcccatcatcatcatcatcatcatcatcatcatcatcatcatcatcatcatcatcagtttcttcttttttttaaagatggtgCCAAGAAAAGAGCAATAGAAAGGCAAATCCGCTTTCAAACCATTCATCTGTTGAAACATTAGATACACAGTAAAACCATCTTTACTAAATGCAATGCACAACAGGAAATTATCAGCAATTGTGTGAGCCTGGGCCAtggcctgtctgtgtgtgtgtgtgtgtgtgtttgcccacACTTGGCAAACACACACTAGAAGTTTCCTTAGAACCAATGACAGACAAGCCAAGGCCATTTCTATAAATAAGAGAAcaagaacacaaagaaaaaattatcaaaaagtaaatatacagaaacaaaatgGTGGTTCTCTTCATGTGTCTCTTTAGTTGGACCTATATAGAATGGTGCTAGAACTGGTCAGCTAAGccaatctttttttaaaaggtactgGTCTCTATTTACTTCTGTGCAGACTAGGTTCACTGCTTGGCTCATGGGTTGACAGGAGAGAACGTTTGGACTCGCATCAGACTTCCACCACGGATCAGTAGCTCTTTCACAAACTGACATGCCAAGTTTAGTgctttttatgtatatataaaaagagaaatacagatataaatacacTTGTCAATACTGTTGTCGGACGTCTATATTCTGCACTACTCGCTCTGCATCACCAGGTGTCAGCTTTGGTACAGAAAATACAGATGAGATACAGAAGTACGGACAAGTGTATGAGGTTCTACCTGTATCACGCTGTAGCGTATGTTTTGGGACTTTTGTTTTGCCGTTTGTTGTGTGCACCTTCTTTGTCACCGACTGCTACTGAGCTTATAGACTCTGATTAAAAGGCATTTTAATCTTTGACGGTTAGGGAGAAAGATTATGTTACACATTGGTCAGGTGGTCTTTTGAGTACGTGTGTAAAATTCAGAAACTATCATGTGATTCTGTATGATgaaagattgttttgtttttttattttatcaacacggtcatagaaaacaaaatcaaaaacacttttaatttcGATACCTGGGAGGTAGAGAAACCGGTTCTTACGCTGCAGCTGCAGGTAACTGGAGCTGGCTGCCTATTTAAAGCGAAGGCATGGAATGTAAAACTGACTCCAATGCCAGCTGTTAAAATTAAAAACGGTTGAAGACGCTTCAAATGCAAATTCTCTCGACTTTGAAAACATTTGGCGCATCATTTCAACAGTCACGCCCCGAGGAGTCTGTGAGCAGACTGACTTTGGAGAAGGGACGAGCACGGGGAACACCTTCTACGAAAATGGCCTATTTAATTAAGAAACAAGCTTTTATCATTAATGCTCATGATGCAGGGGGACAGATGGTGCCTTTTAGCATCTTTATGTTATTGTGACCTCCCTCTACCCATGAGCCAAGTTT contains the following coding sequences:
- the LOC115007857 gene encoding E3 ubiquitin-protein ligase RNF186-like, producing the protein MQSTQAPLTSVNPSHTPSAAVKQLNPVNTESLSCEEIHSGVHLSATMFLNEDLECVVCFGEYSRSGRVPRVLHCNHTFCAPCLEKLSKLEGVVRTVSCPLCRWITCTRANLTLTGSLWVNTNIWDQIAKEQHGRKQDSVWDLNYTKTDLMKSTLHSRHSGFMSTLHNMFSCVLLQDR